A genomic stretch from Brucella sp. BE17 includes:
- a CDS encoding tripartite tricarboxylate transporter permease produces the protein MDGLFYEILVALGLGLLGAVLFSAIGLISGTDETTTIAPVTLLVVLLGAPPAGVFTFWMCAAVSKHMTHAVPTALLGIPGDTMALPLLQQASALRNLGAPHIALRKMLAGSVISAFIAVPLAVLFAVILAPFGSYITASAPWLFIAASLLIAYFSAGRWASIIALIPFTLLIVALQGFTSAHDIKLGVSYFLGIAVGPLVAELVSAASPLERKRMNRSELRETTLAPDVKGWGGYFPNPFRVLDRSQVRTTAAAAAVTSATFVFSPVAMTVIAGEVVGARIKHAYHRLTSVLAVRNGVTESTYIAEALIPLIAFGLPLSPVAAGPAAPLFNAPPRFTVNNETGAIENLHTMLSVSEFLIWGLISVVIAAAIAYPFAMNHARSAAVFVAKYISHEAIIATFVGLVLVIGLWEGGVLALLVITTVGLVGGLLYRVLGMNTGVQFMGYYAAVLSVPALLKLIG, from the coding sequence ATGGACGGCTTGTTTTATGAAATTCTCGTGGCGTTGGGCCTTGGATTGCTCGGTGCCGTGCTGTTCTCGGCAATCGGACTGATTTCCGGCACCGATGAGACGACAACCATCGCACCTGTGACGCTTCTGGTCGTGCTGCTCGGGGCGCCGCCTGCGGGCGTTTTTACATTCTGGATGTGCGCGGCGGTTTCCAAACATATGACCCATGCCGTGCCGACAGCCCTTCTGGGTATTCCCGGTGATACGATGGCGCTGCCATTGTTGCAGCAGGCGTCCGCACTGCGTAATCTGGGCGCACCACATATCGCCTTGCGCAAGATGCTGGCCGGTTCGGTTATCTCGGCCTTTATTGCGGTGCCGCTGGCGGTGCTTTTCGCGGTAATCCTTGCGCCTTTCGGCAGCTACATTACGGCGTCCGCGCCTTGGCTATTCATTGCGGCCTCGCTGTTGATTGCTTATTTTTCGGCCGGGCGCTGGGCATCGATTATCGCACTTATTCCCTTCACATTGCTCATCGTTGCATTGCAGGGCTTTACGAGCGCGCATGATATAAAACTCGGCGTCAGCTATTTCCTTGGCATCGCTGTAGGCCCATTGGTGGCAGAGCTGGTTTCTGCGGCTTCCCCCCTTGAGCGTAAACGCATGAACCGCAGTGAGCTGCGTGAGACGACACTTGCTCCGGATGTCAAAGGTTGGGGCGGTTATTTCCCCAATCCGTTCCGCGTGCTCGACCGCAGTCAGGTGCGTACTACAGCCGCCGCTGCGGCAGTCACCAGTGCAACCTTCGTCTTCAGCCCCGTTGCCATGACGGTGATTGCGGGCGAAGTTGTGGGGGCACGTATCAAACACGCCTATCACCGGCTGACCTCCGTTCTCGCCGTGCGTAATGGCGTGACCGAGTCCACCTATATTGCCGAAGCCCTGATCCCGCTGATTGCCTTTGGTCTGCCGCTGAGCCCCGTTGCAGCTGGACCTGCAGCGCCTTTGTTCAATGCACCACCGCGCTTTACGGTGAACAATGAAACCGGTGCGATCGAAAACCTGCACACGATGCTCTCGGTGTCTGAGTTCCTGATCTGGGGCTTGATATCGGTGGTGATTGCGGCTGCTATTGCCTATCCCTTCGCCATGAACCATGCGCGTAGTGCTGCGGTCTTTGTTGCAAAATATATCAGCCATGAAGCGATCATCGCCACATTTGTTGGACTGGTTCTGGTTATCGGCCTTTGGGAAGGCGGCGTGCTGGCGCTTCTGGTGATCACGACCGTGGGACTCGTCGGAGGGCTGCTGTATCGTGTTCTGGGTATGAATACCGGCGTGCAGTTCATGGGCTATTACGCCGCCGTGCTGAGCGTGCCAGCGCTTCTCAAGCTTATTGGATGA
- a CDS encoding GNAT family N-acetyltransferase, translated as MQNSVQLKSFELVASDIANVDVNLLHALSMGVRWPHRPNDWQQTLQTGQGIVAVDGIGRVFGSAMWFPYGDDFATIGMVITSPRMQAQGNGRWLMEQVLERCTGRNLSLNATEAAYNLYTSMGFRDEAIVYQCQGEVALALPQLPPLEGELVPLSAEHLDAIAKLDEVAFGVNRIQLLKLIADKANIYGLRRNDQFVGFSFCREFGRGKFIGPIIANDDYDAIQLVAVHLQGLKRKFVRVDTRENYGAFADYIAQCGLGIFGTVTTMSKGKPFLNRRTGEPWVFGLAAHGWG; from the coding sequence ATGCAGAATTCAGTTCAACTGAAGTCGTTCGAATTGGTTGCAAGCGACATTGCAAATGTCGATGTCAACTTGCTGCATGCGCTTTCAATGGGCGTTCGGTGGCCACACCGCCCCAATGACTGGCAGCAAACTCTGCAAACAGGCCAAGGTATTGTAGCGGTTGACGGCATTGGCAGAGTTTTTGGCAGTGCGATGTGGTTTCCATACGGAGATGATTTTGCAACAATCGGGATGGTGATCACCTCGCCGCGCATGCAGGCCCAAGGTAACGGGCGCTGGCTTATGGAGCAGGTTCTTGAGCGTTGCACCGGCCGTAATCTCAGCCTGAATGCGACCGAAGCCGCCTACAATCTTTATACTTCGATGGGCTTTAGAGATGAAGCCATCGTTTATCAGTGTCAAGGTGAAGTCGCGCTTGCACTTCCGCAGTTGCCACCACTGGAAGGAGAGCTCGTTCCTCTTTCAGCAGAACATCTGGACGCAATCGCAAAACTTGACGAAGTCGCATTCGGTGTGAATCGTATTCAACTGCTAAAATTGATCGCCGATAAGGCGAATATTTACGGACTCAGGCGCAACGATCAGTTTGTAGGCTTTTCTTTTTGCCGGGAATTTGGACGTGGAAAGTTCATCGGGCCCATCATTGCGAACGACGACTATGACGCAATTCAACTGGTGGCAGTTCACTTGCAGGGCCTCAAGCGCAAATTTGTGCGCGTCGACACACGAGAAAACTACGGAGCTTTTGCCGATTATATAGCGCAATGCGGACTCGGCATTTTTGGAACCGTGACCACAATGTCAAAGGGCAAGCCATTTCTAAACAGAAGAACGGGTGAACCTTGGGTCTTCGGGCTAGCTGCTCACGGCTGGGGATAG
- the argE gene encoding acetylornithine deacetylase: protein MNVEEILAALIGFPSVVGTANDAIVGWISHYAKTHGAEVNVLPGPEGNRANLFITIGPRDIPGYILSGHTDVVPAGEAEWSTDPFKLHKDGERLYGRGTTDMKGFLACALAALPKFAAGDLKCPVHLVFSYDEEAGCRGVPHLLSALPSLCAKPLGAIIGEPSRMQAVRAHKGKAAARLEVIGRSGHSSRPDLGLNAVHAMANVIAQAVIYGKTLKNGACDNNFEPPYSSLQFGVVAGGQAVNIIPDSCAADIEVRAISGASPIALLEPVKEELLALRADGFEVHWYEVSAYPALSLSRESALSQLMVELTGQETLAAVSYGTEAGLFQQAGIDAIICGPGDIGRAHRPNEYIEMSELHACQKMIDDLGMRLTK from the coding sequence ATGAACGTTGAAGAAATTCTCGCCGCATTGATCGGCTTTCCCTCCGTTGTTGGGACGGCAAATGACGCAATTGTCGGCTGGATCAGTCATTATGCTAAAACTCACGGAGCCGAAGTCAATGTGCTTCCCGGACCAGAGGGCAATAGGGCAAATCTGTTCATAACAATCGGTCCGCGTGATATTCCTGGTTATATTCTTTCTGGTCATACAGATGTGGTTCCTGCCGGTGAAGCTGAATGGTCGACTGACCCATTCAAGCTCCATAAGGACGGCGAAAGGCTCTATGGTCGTGGTACCACGGATATGAAGGGATTTCTGGCATGTGCTCTGGCGGCATTGCCCAAATTTGCAGCGGGTGATTTAAAGTGTCCCGTGCATCTGGTATTTTCTTACGATGAGGAAGCAGGCTGTCGCGGCGTCCCGCATCTTCTCTCTGCCCTTCCAAGCCTTTGCGCGAAGCCGCTTGGCGCCATTATTGGCGAGCCAAGCCGGATGCAGGCTGTGCGTGCGCATAAGGGCAAGGCTGCCGCTCGACTTGAAGTTATCGGTCGATCTGGACATTCATCGCGCCCCGATCTGGGGTTGAACGCCGTTCATGCTATGGCAAATGTTATTGCGCAGGCTGTAATCTACGGAAAAACGCTGAAAAACGGGGCTTGCGACAATAATTTCGAGCCGCCTTACTCATCTTTGCAGTTCGGCGTTGTCGCCGGCGGACAGGCCGTCAATATCATTCCCGACAGTTGTGCAGCCGATATTGAGGTACGCGCAATTTCCGGCGCTTCGCCTATAGCTCTGCTAGAGCCTGTCAAGGAAGAATTGTTAGCTCTGCGGGCCGATGGATTTGAAGTTCATTGGTATGAGGTGAGTGCTTACCCAGCCTTATCGCTTTCGAGAGAGAGCGCACTGTCACAGTTGATGGTGGAATTAACCGGCCAGGAAACATTGGCTGCGGTGAGTTATGGTACAGAGGCGGGGCTTTTTCAGCAGGCAGGTATTGATGCGATTATCTGCGGCCCTGGCGACATTGGGCGAGCGCATCGACCCAATGAATATATCGAAATGAGCGAACTTCATGCGTGTCAGAAAATGATCGACGATCTCGGCATGCGCCTGACCAAATAA
- a CDS encoding glyoxylate/hydroxypyruvate reductase A — protein sequence MAFLFNSDTVRGAIFREAFERSLPDVEFFQAGEDVDPDQIRYLISWVVPDDIARYRNLEVLFSIGAGVDQFKPGTVPAHVKLVRMVEDGIIRMMQEYVTLGVLTLHRESIAYREQQKNEEWQALMTLQASQRRIGFLGLGILAKAAIERLLPFQFRISGWSRSRKDIEGVECFFGDEQFARFLRQTDILICLLPLTDETRGILNADLFAILPKGARLLHAGRGPQLDQKALIEALDNGHLAAAMLDVTDPEPLPAAHPLWSHPKVLITPHIASITQPLTAARSIIENIQRHLAGDKLIGLIDRTRGY from the coding sequence ATGGCGTTTCTTTTTAATTCCGATACCGTACGCGGTGCTATTTTTCGCGAAGCCTTTGAGCGCTCGTTGCCTGATGTGGAGTTTTTTCAGGCGGGTGAAGACGTTGATCCAGACCAAATCCGCTATCTGATCAGTTGGGTAGTGCCAGACGATATTGCACGATATCGCAATCTCGAAGTGCTTTTCTCGATTGGTGCTGGCGTTGATCAGTTCAAACCTGGAACCGTGCCTGCGCATGTGAAACTCGTCCGTATGGTCGAGGATGGGATTATTCGTATGATGCAGGAATATGTGACGCTTGGCGTGCTGACCCTGCATCGAGAATCTATTGCCTATCGCGAACAGCAGAAAAATGAGGAATGGCAGGCGCTTATGACGCTACAGGCCAGCCAACGCCGTATTGGTTTCCTAGGCCTGGGAATACTTGCAAAAGCAGCAATTGAACGGTTGTTGCCATTTCAGTTTCGAATAAGTGGGTGGAGCCGCAGCCGAAAAGATATTGAGGGTGTTGAGTGTTTTTTCGGCGACGAACAGTTTGCAAGATTCCTTCGTCAAACCGATATTTTGATTTGCCTGCTACCGTTGACGGATGAAACACGCGGTATTTTGAATGCCGACCTGTTTGCCATACTACCAAAGGGTGCTCGCTTGCTGCATGCAGGCCGCGGGCCTCAGCTCGATCAAAAGGCACTTATAGAGGCGCTTGATAACGGCCATCTCGCAGCAGCAATGCTTGATGTGACCGATCCAGAACCACTGCCTGCGGCGCATCCGCTTTGGTCGCACCCTAAAGTACTGATCACACCGCATATCGCTTCCATTACGCAACCGCTTACGGCCGCAAGATCAATCATCGAAAATATCCAGCGCCATCTGGCTGGAGACAAGCTGATCGGCTTAATCGATCGCACACGAGGTTATTAA
- a CDS encoding cupin domain-containing protein has protein sequence MSLLITIDPNPDFTPKEALPTPDRLISGSPEFKTWAQDASKNDKVLTGVWEATPGETHSIKGTTLEFCHILSGLVEIEEKDGETKTYRAGDSFVMKPGFIGVWRTIETVRKIYLCVYE, from the coding sequence ATGTCTCTTCTGATTACCATCGATCCAAATCCCGATTTTACACCGAAAGAAGCGTTGCCAACGCCGGATCGCCTTATTTCGGGCTCGCCTGAATTCAAGACATGGGCACAGGATGCTTCAAAGAACGATAAGGTTTTGACGGGGGTTTGGGAAGCAACGCCAGGCGAAACTCACTCTATTAAAGGAACAACACTGGAATTTTGCCATATCCTTTCTGGTCTCGTTGAAATTGAGGAAAAAGATGGTGAAACAAAGACATATCGCGCAGGCGATAGCTTTGTTATGAAGCCGGGCTTTATTGGGGTTTGGCGTACGATTGAAACCGTGCGCAAGATTTACCTCTGCGTCTACGAGTAA
- a CDS encoding aldehyde dehydrogenase family protein, translating into MTLSFNPEALELPFYHYIGGEHIDATGGLEMRRPSDGKAYGDCPIAGDALVDRAVQAAKAALKSSGWADARPRERLNAMHRWADLIEQEALTLARLEAVSSTRPIAHLIEGDIAVTAEQIRFFAEFADKEGSEVVPTSTGTFGMTLSEPYGVIGAITPWNFPISMSGWKLGPALAAGNAVVLKPSEITPFSTLYMAELAAKAGIPAGLINIVLGDGPVTGNAITGHPGISKVSFTGSTAAGAAIMQNIARTAVKPMTLELGGKSPQVVFADADLDLAASAITRGILSNAGQACVAGSRLIVAEEIADSLSEAIARHMADIKPGVTWDEKTQYSPIISERQISRIDEIVQKTASLGAECVFGGKRMDREGYFYEPTLLRGVDENSPAVAEEIFGPVLTIQTFKHEEEALALADHPIYGLAAGLFTRDLSRAIRVTKALQAGTIWVNRYGRSRDHILPTGGYKSSGIGKDLGREAYLANRKSKSVLIDL; encoded by the coding sequence ATGACTTTAAGCTTCAATCCTGAAGCGCTTGAACTTCCATTTTATCATTACATTGGTGGGGAGCACATTGATGCCACAGGTGGTCTCGAAATGCGTAGGCCTTCCGATGGCAAAGCCTATGGTGACTGTCCAATTGCCGGCGACGCGTTGGTTGACCGTGCTGTGCAGGCTGCCAAGGCTGCGTTGAAGTCGAGCGGGTGGGCCGATGCTCGCCCGCGAGAAAGGCTCAATGCCATGCATCGTTGGGCCGATCTGATTGAGCAGGAGGCACTGACACTTGCGCGATTGGAAGCAGTTTCATCAACGCGGCCAATCGCGCATCTCATCGAAGGCGATATTGCGGTTACGGCTGAACAAATCCGTTTCTTTGCCGAATTTGCGGACAAGGAAGGCAGCGAGGTCGTTCCGACGAGCACCGGCACATTCGGCATGACGCTAAGTGAGCCTTATGGTGTGATTGGTGCAATTACGCCGTGGAATTTTCCGATTTCCATGTCGGGCTGGAAGCTTGGTCCGGCACTGGCTGCGGGCAATGCGGTTGTGCTTAAACCCTCTGAAATCACGCCATTTTCCACGCTTTATATGGCTGAACTTGCAGCTAAAGCAGGTATTCCGGCCGGACTTATTAATATTGTACTGGGCGACGGACCTGTTACAGGCAATGCCATTACCGGCCACCCTGGTATTTCCAAAGTCAGCTTTACCGGATCGACGGCAGCAGGTGCTGCGATTATGCAGAATATTGCGCGTACAGCTGTAAAGCCGATGACGCTGGAGCTTGGTGGAAAAAGCCCGCAAGTTGTATTCGCTGATGCCGATCTGGACTTGGCTGCTTCTGCCATCACGCGCGGAATCTTGAGTAATGCCGGACAGGCTTGTGTGGCCGGATCCCGCCTGATCGTTGCTGAAGAAATTGCGGATTCTTTGAGCGAAGCCATTGCGCGTCATATGGCTGATATCAAGCCTGGGGTGACTTGGGACGAGAAGACGCAATATTCGCCTATCATTTCAGAACGCCAGATCAGCCGTATCGATGAGATCGTTCAGAAAACAGCAAGTCTTGGCGCGGAGTGCGTTTTTGGCGGGAAACGAATGGATCGTGAAGGCTATTTTTATGAGCCAACGCTGCTTCGTGGTGTCGATGAAAACTCGCCTGCTGTTGCAGAAGAAATCTTCGGTCCCGTCCTGACGATCCAGACTTTCAAACACGAGGAAGAGGCACTTGCTCTCGCTGATCACCCGATTTACGGGCTGGCGGCGGGTCTTTTCACGCGCGATCTGTCTCGCGCTATCCGTGTTACCAAAGCGTTGCAGGCAGGCACCATCTGGGTCAATCGCTATGGTCGCTCGCGCGATCATATTTTGCCAACAGGTGGCTATAAAAGTTCTGGTATTGGCAAGGATCTCGGGCGTGAAGCCTATCTCGCAAATCGCAAGTCCAAAAGCGTGCTGATCGATCTTTAA
- a CDS encoding tartrate dehydrogenase produces MTTYSIALIPGDGIGKNVTDATWQVLQVASKRNGFKLEGTSFPWSCAHYHETGAMMPADGIETLRKFDAIYLGAVGWPAEVPDSVSLHGLLLPIRKAFVQYANIRPHRLLPGVTGPLRSEGFDILCIRENTEGEYSGAGGRVHSGTKEEVAVETAVFTRIGVERIIRFGFEQARLRRKKLASVTKSNAQKYSMVFWDEVTKDVAQEYPDVEVSHYHIDAMAARMVMAPESLDVIVASNLFGDILTDLGAAIQGGLGYAASANINPDRTAPSMFEPVHGSAPDIAHLGIANPIAAIWSGAMMLEHLGEQQAAKDVMSAIEMVTSNGIGTVAGKDKTDAITQAVLSALV; encoded by the coding sequence ATGACAACCTATTCGATTGCTTTGATCCCGGGCGACGGTATTGGCAAGAATGTCACGGACGCAACGTGGCAGGTTTTGCAGGTGGCTTCAAAACGCAATGGCTTTAAGCTTGAAGGCACCAGCTTTCCGTGGTCTTGCGCCCATTATCATGAAACCGGCGCTATGATGCCTGCGGATGGCATCGAGACCTTGCGCAAATTTGATGCGATTTACCTCGGAGCCGTCGGCTGGCCTGCGGAAGTACCGGATTCTGTGTCTCTGCACGGACTGCTGTTGCCTATCCGTAAGGCGTTTGTGCAATATGCCAATATCCGCCCCCATAGACTTTTGCCGGGCGTGACAGGGCCGCTTCGCTCCGAAGGTTTTGATATTCTTTGCATTCGCGAAAACACGGAAGGTGAATATTCAGGTGCCGGTGGGCGCGTTCATTCCGGCACCAAGGAAGAGGTTGCCGTGGAAACAGCGGTTTTCACCCGCATTGGCGTTGAGCGTATTATCCGCTTTGGTTTCGAGCAGGCACGCTTGCGTCGTAAAAAGCTTGCTTCGGTCACGAAGTCCAATGCGCAGAAATATTCGATGGTGTTCTGGGACGAGGTAACAAAAGATGTCGCTCAAGAATATCCCGATGTCGAAGTCTCGCATTATCACATTGATGCCATGGCGGCACGGATGGTGATGGCACCGGAAAGTCTTGATGTCATCGTGGCTTCCAATCTATTTGGCGATATTCTGACCGATCTGGGCGCTGCCATTCAGGGCGGTCTTGGCTATGCAGCCTCTGCCAATATCAATCCGGACCGCACAGCGCCTTCGATGTTTGAGCCGGTGCATGGTTCTGCGCCTGATATTGCGCATCTTGGTATTGCCAATCCGATTGCAGCTATTTGGTCAGGCGCGATGATGCTTGAGCATCTGGGTGAACAGCAGGCAGCAAAAGATGTGATGAGCGCAATTGAAATGGTGACGTCGAACGGTATTGGAACAGTTGCTGGCAAAGACAAGACGGATGCGATCACGCAAGCTGTGCTTTCGGCACTGGTATAA